A part of Amycolatopsis lurida genomic DNA contains:
- a CDS encoding glycoside hydrolase family 19 protein gives MSLRRILAAVAATFAATTAAVVVPAQSASAADCVAPWNASSVYWGGNTASHNGHNWSAKWWTQNETPGSAQVWADQGACGGTTNPPNPSGFVVSEAQFNQMFPSRNPFYTYNGLVTALSAYPAFAGTGSDTVKKQEAAAFLANVSHETGGLVHIVEQNEANYPHYCDTSQSYGCPAGNAAYYGRGPIQLSWNFNYKAAGDALGLPLLTNPWLVQNDAAVAWKTGIWYWMTQNGPGTMTPHNAMVNSRGFGETIRSINGSIECNGGNPAQVQSRVNKYQQFTGILGVSPGGNLYC, from the coding sequence ATGTCTCTTCGACGTATTCTCGCGGCGGTCGCCGCCACCTTCGCCGCCACCACGGCCGCCGTGGTCGTCCCGGCCCAATCCGCCTCCGCCGCGGACTGCGTGGCGCCGTGGAACGCCAGCTCGGTCTACTGGGGCGGCAACACCGCCTCCCACAACGGGCACAACTGGTCCGCGAAGTGGTGGACGCAGAACGAAACCCCTGGTAGCGCGCAGGTGTGGGCCGACCAGGGTGCCTGCGGCGGCACCACCAACCCGCCGAACCCGTCCGGCTTCGTGGTCAGCGAGGCCCAGTTCAATCAGATGTTCCCGAGCCGGAACCCCTTCTACACCTACAACGGCCTGGTCACCGCCCTGAGCGCGTACCCGGCCTTCGCGGGTACGGGCAGCGACACCGTGAAGAAGCAGGAAGCGGCGGCCTTCCTGGCGAACGTCAGCCATGAGACCGGCGGCCTCGTCCACATCGTCGAACAGAACGAGGCCAACTACCCGCACTACTGCGACACGAGCCAGTCCTACGGCTGCCCCGCGGGCAACGCCGCGTACTACGGCCGCGGCCCGATCCAGCTGAGCTGGAACTTCAACTACAAGGCCGCCGGCGACGCGCTGGGCCTGCCGCTGCTGACCAACCCGTGGCTGGTGCAGAACGACGCGGCCGTCGCCTGGAAGACCGGCATCTGGTACTGGATGACCCAGAACGGTCCCGGCACGATGACCCCGCACAACGCGATGGTCAACAGCCGCGGCTTCGGCGAGACCATCCGCAGCATCAATGGCAGCATCGAGTGCAACGGCGGCAACCCGGCCCAGGTACAGAGCCGCGTGAACAAGTACCAGCAGTTCACGGGAATCCTCGGCGTGAGCCCGGGCGGCAACCTGTACTGCTGA
- a CDS encoding MarR family winged helix-turn-helix transcriptional regulator, whose protein sequence is MSEERNTDAIDAVVGAWRRERPDLDLTAIGVAGRLGRVAMLTTPMVEAVFAKHGLKQGEFDVLAALRRSGKPYTLIPSELSATLMMSRAGMTSRIDRLESAGLVERALDPEDRRSFRVTLTEHGFEVVDAAMTEHTENVAKLLSPLGEDLGVLDASLRRLLTSLES, encoded by the coding sequence GTGAGCGAAGAACGAAACACGGACGCGATCGACGCGGTCGTCGGCGCGTGGCGGCGCGAACGGCCGGACCTGGACCTGACCGCGATCGGGGTCGCCGGGCGCCTCGGCCGCGTGGCGATGCTGACCACGCCCATGGTGGAAGCCGTATTCGCGAAGCACGGCTTGAAGCAGGGGGAGTTCGACGTGCTCGCGGCGCTCAGGCGATCCGGGAAGCCGTACACGCTGATCCCGTCTGAGCTTTCCGCGACGCTGATGATGTCCAGGGCCGGGATGACCAGCAGGATCGACCGGCTCGAGTCGGCGGGGCTGGTCGAACGGGCGCTGGATCCCGAAGACCGGCGGAGCTTCCGGGTCACGCTCACCGAGCATGGTTTCGAAGTCGTCGACGCCGCCATGACCGAGCACACGGAGAACGTCGCGAAGCTGCTCTCGCCGCTCGGTGAGGATCTCGGCGTCCTGGACGCGTCGTTGCGGCGGCTGCTGACATCCCTCGAAAGCTGA
- a CDS encoding cupin domain-containing protein, with protein sequence MTQRIEAREPVLVRATEAETVGAAPALVTLLADVSTTGGVLSSARTRLGVGADGAAPHYHTGSSEMFFMLGGRLEVLVGKEIVTVFEGDMLVVPPLITHAFRAAVDSSADVLIVFIPGVERFDYFRLLEKVGHGEATVQDLLDSQEKFDNHFVESPVWTESAKSRQ encoded by the coding sequence ATGACACAGCGCATCGAAGCCCGTGAACCCGTCCTCGTCCGCGCCACCGAAGCCGAGACCGTCGGCGCCGCCCCCGCCCTCGTCACCCTGCTCGCCGACGTCTCGACCACAGGCGGGGTCCTGAGCAGCGCGCGAACACGGTTAGGCGTCGGCGCCGATGGAGCCGCGCCGCACTATCACACCGGCTCCTCCGAGATGTTCTTCATGCTCGGCGGAAGGCTGGAAGTCCTTGTGGGGAAAGAAATCGTCACCGTCTTCGAAGGTGACATGCTGGTCGTCCCACCACTGATCACCCACGCTTTCCGCGCGGCCGTGGACTCGTCGGCGGACGTGCTGATCGTGTTCATCCCCGGCGTGGAACGGTTCGACTACTTCCGTCTGCTGGAGAAGGTCGGGCACGGCGAGGCGACCGTCCAGGATCTCTTGGACAGTCAGGAAAAGTTCGACAACCACTTCGTCGAAAGTCCAGTGTGGACGGAGAGCGCGAAGTCCCGTCAGTAA
- a CDS encoding exodeoxyribonuclease III, with amino-acid sequence MRRVLTVSTVNVNGLRAAAKKGFVEWLGSTKADVVACQEVRAELKELPAGAAAPEGWHVVHAPSAQKGRNGVMLFSRAEPEEVRIGFGEPEFEDSGRYAEIHLPNVVVASLYLPSGDVGTPRQDEKERFMTAFLPYLVDLRAKAEAGGREVVVVGDWNIAYDKIDLKNWRGNQKSSGFLPEEREWLGRVFSEAGYVDVQRKLDPEGPGPYTWWSYRGKAFDNDTGWRIDCQIATPGLAERCTSVVVERAESYDRRWSDHAPVTATYSG; translated from the coding sequence GTGCGAAGGGTGCTGACCGTCTCCACTGTGAATGTCAACGGCCTTCGTGCCGCCGCGAAAAAGGGCTTCGTCGAGTGGCTGGGCTCGACGAAGGCCGATGTCGTCGCCTGCCAGGAGGTCCGGGCCGAGCTCAAGGAGCTCCCGGCCGGTGCCGCCGCGCCCGAAGGCTGGCACGTGGTGCACGCGCCGTCGGCGCAGAAGGGTCGCAACGGCGTCATGCTCTTCAGCCGGGCGGAGCCGGAGGAGGTCCGCATCGGTTTCGGCGAGCCCGAATTCGAAGACAGCGGCCGCTACGCCGAGATCCACCTGCCGAACGTCGTGGTCGCGAGCCTGTACCTGCCCAGCGGCGACGTCGGGACCCCGCGTCAGGACGAAAAGGAGCGCTTCATGACGGCGTTCCTGCCGTACCTCGTCGACCTGCGTGCCAAGGCCGAGGCCGGCGGCCGTGAGGTCGTCGTCGTGGGGGACTGGAACATCGCCTACGACAAGATCGACCTGAAGAACTGGCGCGGGAACCAGAAGAGCTCGGGCTTCCTGCCGGAGGAGCGGGAATGGCTCGGCCGCGTGTTCAGCGAGGCCGGCTACGTCGACGTGCAGCGCAAGCTCGACCCGGAAGGCCCCGGCCCGTACACCTGGTGGTCGTACCGCGGGAAGGCGTTCGACAACGACACCGGCTGGCGCATCGACTGCCAGATCGCCACCCCCGGTCTGGCCGAGCGGTGCACCTCCGTCGTGGTCGAGCGCGCCGAGTCCTACGACCGGCGCTGGTCCGACCACGCGCCGGTGACGGCGACCTACTCCGGATAG
- a CDS encoding MBL fold metallo-hydrolase, which yields MSELTVLGSCGAWPEPGRACAGFLLVHEDFKVVLDLGYGAASRLFEHCPDGRVDAVVVTHEHPDHCADVSALGRARAYGLPDEPRIPLHCTPGTVRRLEALEPRPHPTTIFDVRELGPPREVGPFRMTTFLLPHHVPNYGVRLTAPGLTVAYTGDSGPSPILAELARDADLLIADATLQGPPPDETPRLVSTAGEAGYWAERGGARRLLLTHFWPGSDRAISMAEAREAFSGEVLAAEEGTHLHLAP from the coding sequence ATGAGCGAGCTGACCGTGCTGGGCAGCTGCGGCGCCTGGCCGGAACCCGGCCGGGCCTGTGCCGGCTTCCTCCTGGTGCACGAGGATTTCAAAGTCGTGCTCGACCTCGGCTACGGCGCCGCGTCACGACTGTTCGAACACTGCCCGGACGGCCGGGTCGACGCGGTGGTGGTGACGCACGAACATCCCGATCACTGCGCCGACGTGAGCGCGCTCGGCCGGGCGCGTGCCTACGGGCTGCCGGACGAGCCGAGGATCCCGCTGCACTGCACGCCGGGCACGGTGCGCCGACTCGAAGCGCTGGAGCCGCGACCGCATCCGACGACGATCTTCGACGTGCGGGAGCTCGGGCCGCCGCGCGAGGTCGGGCCGTTCCGGATGACGACGTTCCTGCTTCCGCACCATGTGCCGAACTACGGAGTCCGCCTGACCGCGCCCGGGCTCACCGTCGCCTACACCGGTGACAGCGGGCCGAGCCCGATCCTCGCGGAACTGGCGCGCGACGCCGACCTTCTCATCGCCGACGCCACCCTTCAGGGACCGCCGCCCGACGAGACGCCGCGTCTGGTGTCGACGGCGGGCGAGGCCGGGTACTGGGCCGAGCGCGGCGGTGCCCGGCGGCTGCTGCTGACCCACTTCTGGCCCGGTTCCGACCGCGCGATCTCGATGGCCGAAGCGCGGGAGGCGTTCAGCGGCGAGGTGCTGGCGGCCGAGGAAGGCACCCACCTGCATTTAGCCCCCTAA
- a CDS encoding NADP-dependent isocitrate dehydrogenase, producing the protein MAKIKVQGTVVELDGDEMTRIIWQFIKDRLIHPYLDVNLEYYDLGIEERDRTDDQVTVDSANAIKKHGVGVKCATITPDEARVEEFGLKKMWLSPNGTIRNILGGVIFREPIVIQNIPRLVPGWTKPIIIGRHAHGDQYKATNFKVPGPGTLTISYTPDDGSEPMEFEVAKFPEGGGVAMGMYNYRKSIEDFARASLQYGLDREYPVYMSTKNTILKAYDGMFKDVFEEIYQAEFKADFDAKGISYEHRLIDDMVAAAMKWEGGYVWACKNYDGDVQSDTVAQGFGSLGLMTSVLRTPDGKTVEAEAAHGTVTRHYRQHQQGKPTSTNPIASIYAWTRGLEHRGKLDSNPELIGFANKLEQVVVETVESGKMTKDLALLISKDQAFQTTEEFLATLDANLAKKIAQG; encoded by the coding sequence ATGGCCAAGATCAAGGTCCAGGGCACCGTCGTCGAGCTCGACGGCGATGAGATGACCCGCATCATTTGGCAGTTCATCAAGGACAGGCTGATCCACCCGTACCTGGACGTGAACCTGGAGTACTACGACCTGGGTATCGAGGAGCGGGACCGCACCGACGACCAGGTCACCGTCGACTCGGCCAACGCGATCAAGAAGCACGGCGTCGGCGTCAAGTGCGCCACGATCACGCCGGACGAGGCGCGCGTCGAAGAGTTCGGCCTGAAGAAGATGTGGCTCTCGCCCAACGGCACGATCCGCAACATCCTCGGCGGTGTGATCTTCCGCGAGCCGATCGTCATCCAGAACATCCCGCGTCTGGTGCCCGGCTGGACCAAGCCGATCATCATCGGCCGTCACGCGCACGGCGACCAGTACAAGGCGACCAACTTCAAGGTCCCCGGTCCCGGCACGCTGACCATCAGCTACACCCCGGACGACGGCTCCGAGCCGATGGAGTTCGAGGTCGCGAAGTTCCCCGAGGGCGGCGGCGTCGCCATGGGCATGTACAACTACCGCAAGTCCATCGAGGACTTCGCGCGCGCCTCGCTGCAGTACGGCCTCGACCGTGAGTACCCGGTCTACATGTCGACCAAGAACACCATCCTCAAGGCCTACGACGGCATGTTCAAGGACGTGTTCGAGGAGATCTACCAGGCCGAGTTCAAGGCCGACTTCGACGCCAAGGGCATCTCCTACGAGCACCGCCTGATCGACGACATGGTCGCCGCGGCGATGAAGTGGGAGGGCGGCTACGTCTGGGCCTGCAAGAACTACGACGGGGACGTCCAGTCCGACACGGTCGCGCAGGGCTTCGGCTCGCTGGGCCTGATGACGTCGGTGCTGCGCACCCCGGACGGCAAGACCGTCGAGGCCGAGGCCGCGCACGGCACCGTGACCCGGCACTACCGCCAGCACCAGCAGGGCAAGCCGACCTCGACCAACCCGATCGCGTCCATCTACGCGTGGACCCGGGGCCTCGAGCACCGCGGCAAGCTGGACTCGAACCCGGAGCTGATCGGGTTCGCGAACAAGCTGGAGCAGGTCGTCGTCGAGACCGTCGAGAGCGGCAAGATGACCAAGGACCTCGCGCTGCTGATCAGCAAGGACCAGGCCTTCCAGACGACCGAGGAGTTCCTCGCGACGCTGGACGCCAACCTGGCCAAGAAGATCGCCCAGGGCTGA
- a CDS encoding DUF2203 family protein has translation MGLFTVPEARAELARLRPVLDELVRLRADAAELAASLRPGGRETSLGGMPEWKAAQARLDDLMTTVQRTGAELKGFAPLLIDFPAELDGADVLLCWLEGDAELSWYHRADLGFAGRRRLPDKVAVVTEEIAAGLFDGIAARYDEDTFHGLVADALVDGLGCTAPERVLDVATGTGVAAFAALRLEPGEVLAIDISPGMIGQAEAKAATHDPGKRITWQVASAVPSPVEDEGADAVLCASSLHFLGAAALRDWLRALRPGGRVGFSLPLASAFRPSEAFAAIVPTDLKLPETEDDAAELASEAGFTDVTVKRLDVETEDRVRSVFVVHATRP, from the coding sequence ATGGGTTTGTTCACCGTTCCCGAAGCCCGCGCCGAACTCGCCCGGCTACGCCCCGTGCTCGACGAACTGGTCCGGCTCCGCGCCGACGCGGCCGAACTCGCCGCGTCCCTGCGCCCCGGCGGCCGCGAAACCTCGCTCGGCGGGATGCCGGAGTGGAAGGCCGCGCAGGCCCGGCTGGACGACCTGATGACCACCGTCCAGCGGACGGGTGCCGAACTGAAGGGTTTCGCCCCGCTCCTGATCGACTTCCCCGCCGAACTCGACGGCGCCGACGTCCTGCTCTGCTGGCTCGAAGGTGATGCGGAGCTGTCCTGGTATCACCGCGCCGACCTGGGTTTCGCCGGTCGCCGCCGTCTCCCGGATAAGGTCGCGGTCGTGACCGAGGAGATCGCGGCCGGGTTGTTCGACGGCATCGCCGCCCGCTACGACGAAGACACCTTTCACGGCTTGGTCGCCGACGCGCTCGTCGACGGCCTCGGCTGCACGGCACCAGAGCGCGTTCTCGACGTCGCGACGGGGACCGGTGTGGCCGCGTTCGCCGCGCTGCGCCTGGAGCCGGGCGAAGTGCTCGCGATCGACATCTCGCCGGGCATGATCGGCCAGGCCGAGGCGAAGGCGGCGACGCACGATCCCGGGAAACGCATCACCTGGCAGGTCGCTTCCGCGGTTCCGTCGCCGGTGGAGGACGAGGGCGCGGACGCCGTGCTGTGCGCGTCTTCGCTGCACTTCCTCGGCGCGGCCGCGCTCCGCGACTGGCTGCGGGCGCTGCGCCCGGGCGGCAGGGTGGGTTTCAGCCTGCCTCTCGCGTCGGCGTTCCGGCCGTCGGAGGCGTTCGCCGCCATCGTCCCCACCGACCTGAAGCTGCCGGAAACCGAGGACGACGCGGCCGAGCTGGCCTCCGAAGCCGGCTTCACCGACGTGACCGTGAAACGCCTCGACGTCGAGACCGAGGATCGGGTCCGGTCGGTGTTCGTGGTGCACGCGACCAGGCCCTGA